A single window of Pseudarthrobacter defluvii DNA harbors:
- a CDS encoding sigma 54-interacting transcriptional regulator, whose product MTDRPDIYTVGELRAAGYVLKDLRHEIRDNLLAALAEGRDPWPGLYGFGRTVIPQLERALIAGHDVVLLGERGQGKTRVLRTLAGLLDEWSPVIEDSELNEHPFEPITEQSRARAVTEGDRLRVAWRHRSERYVEKLATPDTSVADLIGDVDPMRVAEGRRLGDPETIHYGLIPRSNRGIIAINELPDLAERIQVAMLNVMEERDIQIRGYVLRLPLDVLVVASANPEDYTNRGRIITPLKDRFGAEIRTHYPIELDDEVSVIRQEGRLVADVPPFILEILARYTRALRQSPAINQTSGVSARFAIAGAETIAAAALRRASLRGEDQAVARIIDLEPAVEVLTGKIEFESGEEGREQGVLDHLLRTATAEAVRANFQGLDMGPLVAALDGNRTVSTGEQVTAQEFLGNLPSLNGSGLYDEISRRLGAVNDGQRAAAVELALEGLYLGRRISKESDDEETIYS is encoded by the coding sequence GTGACTGATCGCCCCGATATCTACACCGTTGGTGAACTCCGCGCGGCAGGCTATGTCCTCAAGGATCTTCGCCACGAAATCCGCGACAATCTCCTGGCCGCCCTGGCGGAGGGGCGTGACCCCTGGCCGGGTCTCTATGGCTTCGGCAGGACAGTGATTCCGCAGCTTGAGCGGGCACTGATTGCAGGCCATGACGTTGTCCTGCTGGGTGAGCGGGGCCAGGGCAAGACCCGCGTGCTCCGCACCCTGGCCGGGCTGCTGGACGAATGGTCCCCCGTGATTGAGGATTCGGAGCTCAACGAGCATCCGTTCGAACCGATTACTGAACAGTCCCGTGCCCGCGCCGTCACCGAAGGCGACCGGCTGCGCGTCGCATGGCGGCACCGTTCGGAGCGTTACGTCGAGAAACTGGCAACGCCGGATACGTCGGTGGCTGATCTCATCGGCGACGTGGACCCCATGCGGGTGGCCGAAGGCCGCCGCTTGGGGGATCCGGAGACCATCCACTACGGGCTCATCCCGCGCTCCAACCGCGGCATCATCGCCATCAACGAACTGCCGGACCTTGCCGAACGCATTCAGGTGGCCATGCTCAACGTCATGGAGGAGCGGGACATCCAGATCCGCGGCTACGTGCTGCGGCTGCCGCTGGACGTGCTGGTGGTGGCATCGGCCAACCCGGAGGACTACACCAACCGCGGCCGGATCATCACGCCGCTGAAGGACCGCTTCGGCGCGGAGATCCGGACGCACTATCCGATCGAACTGGACGACGAGGTCTCGGTCATCCGGCAGGAGGGCCGGCTGGTGGCCGACGTCCCGCCGTTCATCCTGGAGATCCTTGCCCGCTACACCCGGGCGCTCCGGCAGTCCCCGGCGATCAACCAGACCTCCGGCGTCTCCGCCCGGTTCGCCATCGCCGGGGCTGAAACCATCGCCGCGGCTGCCCTGCGCCGGGCAAGCCTGCGGGGTGAGGACCAGGCCGTGGCCCGGATCATCGACCTGGAGCCGGCAGTGGAGGTGCTCACGGGCAAGATCGAGTTCGAATCGGGCGAGGAAGGCCGCGAACAGGGCGTCCTTGACCACCTCCTGCGCACCGCAACCGCCGAAGCGGTCAGGGCGAACTTCCAGGGCCTGGATATGGGCCCGCTCGTGGCCGCCCTGGACGGGAACCGGACCGTCAGCACCGGCGAGCAGGTCACCGCGCAGGAGTTCCTCGGCAACCTCCCGTCGCTGAACGGCTCGGGCCTTTACGACGAAATCAGCCGGCGCCTCGGTGCGGTGAACGACGGCCAGCGCGCCGCCGCCGTCGAACTCGCCCTGGAGGGCCTGTACCTCGGCCGCCGGATCTCCAAGGAGTCCGACGACGAGGAAACCATTTACAGCTAA
- a CDS encoding MSMEG_4193 family putative phosphomutase, producing the protein MTQSTLILLVRHGETPTTGTVLPGRAPGLHLSERGRAQADTVSQRLSGLPVQAIYSSPLERARETAAPSAARAGLTVREEPGLLECDFGDWTGAALAGLTGLPEWQTVQHNPSAFRFPNGEGFSGMQARMVGTLESLRASHPGAVVVCFSHADPIKAAMAHALGTHLDLFQRIMISPASVSAISYTDGQAPAVLTVNSTSESLSGLRAP; encoded by the coding sequence ATGACACAGAGCACGTTGATCCTCCTGGTCCGGCACGGCGAGACGCCCACCACCGGTACAGTCCTGCCTGGCCGGGCCCCGGGACTGCACCTTTCCGAGCGGGGCCGCGCCCAGGCTGACACGGTTTCCCAACGTCTTTCCGGCCTGCCCGTTCAGGCCATCTACTCCTCGCCCCTGGAGCGGGCACGGGAAACCGCGGCACCGTCGGCGGCCCGTGCCGGGCTCACCGTCAGGGAGGAGCCCGGGCTCCTGGAATGCGACTTCGGCGACTGGACCGGTGCCGCGCTCGCCGGCCTGACGGGTTTGCCGGAGTGGCAGACGGTCCAGCACAACCCGTCGGCTTTCCGCTTTCCCAACGGCGAGGGCTTCTCCGGAATGCAGGCCAGGATGGTCGGCACGCTGGAGTCGCTGCGGGCCTCCCACCCGGGTGCCGTCGTCGTCTGTTTCTCCCATGCGGACCCCATCAAGGCGGCCATGGCCCACGCGCTGGGCACCCACCTGGACCTCTTCCAGCGGATAATGATCAGCCCGGCGTCGGTCTCTGCGATCTCCTACACGGACGGACAAGCGCCGGCCGTGCTCACGGTGAATTCGACGTCGGAATCCCTCAGCGGGCTGAGGGCGCCGTGA
- a CDS encoding SCO1664 family protein — MPGRELTLLTEGRVELLGRIMSGSNATFLAELSCGDDSAWAVYKPVAGERPLADFDAGLHRRERAAYLLSEALGWGIVPPTVVRSDAPLGEGSLQWFIEGDLQEHYFSLYADSPETHPALARIALFDYVANNTDRKSGHVLRGTDGHIWGIDHGLCFSAAFKLRTVIWDFAGDPIPDGLLDDISPLAAAVPPELAELLDDAEVAALQRRVQRMLQERVLPVDRTGMRYPWPLV, encoded by the coding sequence GTGCCCGGGCGGGAGCTGACCCTCCTCACCGAGGGCCGCGTGGAACTGCTGGGCCGGATCATGAGCGGCAGCAATGCCACCTTCCTCGCGGAGCTTTCGTGCGGGGACGACTCCGCCTGGGCAGTCTACAAACCGGTTGCCGGGGAAAGGCCCTTGGCGGATTTCGACGCCGGCCTGCACCGCCGCGAGCGCGCAGCGTATCTGCTCAGCGAAGCACTGGGGTGGGGAATTGTCCCGCCCACGGTGGTGCGATCGGACGCGCCCCTTGGGGAGGGGTCGCTGCAGTGGTTCATCGAGGGCGACCTCCAGGAGCATTACTTCAGCCTGTACGCCGACTCCCCCGAAACGCACCCGGCTCTGGCCCGGATCGCCCTGTTCGACTACGTGGCAAACAATACCGACCGGAAAAGCGGGCACGTGCTGCGCGGCACGGACGGCCATATCTGGGGCATTGACCACGGCCTCTGCTTCTCGGCCGCGTTCAAGCTGCGCACGGTGATCTGGGACTTCGCGGGAGATCCGATTCCTGACGGCCTGCTCGATGACATCAGTCCCCTGGCTGCCGCGGTGCCGCCAGAACTGGCCGAGCTGCTTGACGACGCCGAGGTGGCGGCACTCCAGCGCCGGGTCCAGCGCATGCTGCAGGAAAGGGTGCTTCCCGTGGACCGCACGGGCATGCGCTACCCCTGGCCGCTGGTCTAG
- a CDS encoding SGNH/GDSL hydrolase family protein — protein sequence MQDNALLHGHPGRLVTAGVAALLLAVTSGSAARTQPPPTATLPVRVVVVGDSLSTGHGTSPQQAWPALMRTDAEVAGLEVVNAAEDGSGYLSLGDYNGTFGTQVDDYVTPDTGIVVFFGSENDLGYASADVGDAALAAMDRAEALAPDARIIVVGPPSYTTDPDPGLLDISDQLKTATARAGGEYVDAIAEGWISDDFDDLIGPDGDHPTVLGQHYLLDHIGAHLEQAAPAAAAALEARQDQHRPAA from the coding sequence ATGCAGGACAACGCGCTGCTGCACGGGCATCCCGGCCGGCTGGTGACTGCCGGTGTGGCTGCCCTCCTCCTGGCCGTGACGTCGGGAAGTGCAGCCCGGACCCAGCCTCCGCCCACGGCGACGCTTCCGGTCCGCGTTGTGGTGGTGGGGGACTCTTTGAGCACCGGTCACGGCACGTCGCCGCAGCAGGCGTGGCCGGCGTTGATGCGCACGGACGCGGAGGTGGCGGGCCTTGAGGTGGTCAACGCAGCTGAGGACGGAAGCGGTTACCTCAGCCTGGGGGACTACAACGGAACCTTCGGCACCCAGGTGGATGATTACGTCACCCCGGACACCGGGATCGTGGTCTTTTTCGGTTCGGAGAACGACCTCGGCTACGCCTCTGCCGACGTCGGCGACGCGGCCCTGGCCGCCATGGACCGGGCAGAAGCCCTTGCCCCGGACGCCAGGATCATTGTGGTGGGGCCGCCGTCGTACACCACGGACCCTGATCCCGGGCTCCTGGATATCAGCGACCAACTCAAGACTGCCACTGCGCGGGCGGGCGGTGAGTACGTGGACGCGATCGCCGAGGGCTGGATCAGCGATGACTTTGATGACCTGATTGGCCCGGACGGCGACCACCCCACAGTGCTGGGGCAGCACTACCTGCTGGACCACATCGGTGCGCACCTTGAGCAGGCCGCACCGGCGGCCGCAGCCGCTCTGGAAGCGCGCCAGGACCAGCACAGGCCCGCCGCCTGA
- a CDS encoding MBL fold metallo-hydrolase, with the protein MQRQSTGWNPATSVSEQAPGVYFAEGPASNWIVVRDPSGFILIDSGYPGDRSNVVASIRHLGLEPGDALALLITHGHVDHTGSAAFFSESFGTPVLCAPWELAHVQGKEKHQVTFGQVIRRAWRPRIFRWMVHVIRAGALGAKPVPAAEAWDAAKLRALPGRPVAVPMPGHTPGNAAIHLPGAGAIAVGDCFVSSHPISRTSGPQMLHPMYHANPAAALAALQNLAGMESAAVLPGHGPALSAPLAEALAVLRQGTPGASPAVRGTFRAAPRTFRTVPVPWNTRRSR; encoded by the coding sequence GTGCAGCGGCAGTCAACCGGGTGGAACCCCGCTACCAGTGTTTCCGAGCAGGCGCCCGGCGTCTACTTCGCCGAAGGGCCGGCCTCCAACTGGATCGTGGTGCGAGACCCTTCCGGGTTCATCCTCATTGACAGCGGCTACCCCGGTGACCGCAGCAACGTCGTTGCGTCGATCCGCCACCTGGGCCTGGAACCGGGCGACGCCCTTGCACTGCTGATCACGCATGGACACGTGGACCACACGGGCTCCGCCGCCTTCTTTTCCGAGTCATTCGGAACCCCGGTCCTGTGCGCCCCCTGGGAACTGGCCCACGTGCAGGGAAAGGAGAAGCACCAGGTCACCTTTGGCCAGGTCATCCGCCGCGCCTGGAGGCCGCGCATCTTCCGCTGGATGGTGCACGTCATCAGGGCGGGCGCCCTGGGTGCCAAGCCGGTGCCGGCGGCCGAAGCGTGGGACGCTGCCAAGCTCCGGGCCCTGCCTGGGCGGCCCGTTGCCGTACCAATGCCCGGCCATACGCCAGGCAATGCAGCCATCCACCTGCCCGGGGCGGGTGCCATCGCCGTGGGCGACTGCTTTGTCAGCAGCCACCCGATCAGCCGGACTTCCGGACCGCAGATGCTGCACCCGATGTACCACGCAAATCCGGCCGCCGCGCTGGCCGCCCTACAGAACCTGGCCGGCATGGAATCCGCGGCTGTCCTTCCCGGCCACGGCCCCGCCCTGAGCGCCCCGCTGGCGGAAGCGCTGGCAGTTCTCAGGCAGGGGACGCCTGGAGCGTCCCCTGCCGTGCGTGGAACTTTCCGTGCCGCGCCTAGAACTTTCCGTACCGTGCCCGTGCCATGGAATACACGCCGTAGCAGATAA
- a CDS encoding DUF1206 domain-containing protein, whose amino-acid sequence MGNASQGANRAVSEAASASRSPAVRVLARAGYVFIGLVHILIGAIALQLTRGQGGEADQSGALGSLASKPGGGILLWAGAVACAALALWMLSEAAFGARTEPDSKKKLKKAGGAAGKAVIFAFLAFTFGVFAAGGSKNSSQSASDFTAKLMGAPAGVVLLVVLGLAIIAGGVLYAYRGVSRKFMKDLQDPGNARTAVEWLGIIGYAAKGVVLAVVGVLVIVAAVTADPSKSSGLDGGLKTLGAQPYGGFLLAAIAAGLICYGVYSMARARYGKF is encoded by the coding sequence ATGGGCAACGCGTCGCAGGGAGCTAACAGGGCAGTATCCGAGGCGGCCTCGGCGAGCCGCAGCCCGGCAGTCCGCGTGCTGGCCCGTGCCGGATATGTCTTCATCGGCCTGGTCCATATCCTGATTGGCGCCATCGCCTTGCAGTTGACCCGGGGCCAGGGTGGAGAGGCTGACCAGTCCGGGGCACTGGGAAGCCTGGCATCCAAGCCGGGCGGCGGGATCCTGCTCTGGGCCGGCGCTGTTGCCTGTGCGGCCCTTGCCCTCTGGATGCTCAGCGAGGCCGCTTTTGGGGCGCGCACCGAGCCCGACTCCAAGAAGAAGCTGAAGAAAGCAGGCGGTGCTGCGGGGAAAGCTGTGATTTTCGCTTTCCTTGCCTTTACCTTCGGCGTCTTTGCCGCCGGGGGCAGCAAGAACTCCAGCCAGTCGGCCAGCGATTTCACCGCAAAGCTGATGGGAGCGCCCGCCGGGGTGGTGCTTCTGGTGGTGCTGGGGCTGGCGATCATTGCCGGCGGCGTCCTTTACGCCTACCGGGGCGTTTCCCGGAAGTTCATGAAGGACCTGCAGGACCCGGGCAACGCGCGGACTGCCGTGGAATGGCTTGGCATCATCGGTTATGCAGCCAAAGGTGTGGTGCTCGCCGTCGTGGGTGTCCTGGTCATCGTGGCGGCCGTAACAGCGGACCCGTCCAAGTCCTCGGGCCTGGACGGCGGACTGAAGACACTCGGTGCACAGCCGTACGGCGGGTTCCTCCTCGCTGCCATCGCTGCCGGGCTTATCTGCTACGGCGTGTATTCCATGGCACGGGCACGGTACGGAAAGTTCTAG
- a CDS encoding excinuclease ABC subunit UvrA — protein MTELNISDPAADHAQDGFVRVRGARENNLRNVSVDVPRDAIVAFTGVSGSGKSSLAFGTIYAEAQRRFFESVAPYARRLIQQGHNPKVDLITGLPPAVALQQRRGTATSRSTVGTVTTLSNSLRMLFSRAGSYPEGAAPLDSDAFSPNTAAGACPECHGLGTAHTVSEASLVPDTSLSIRDGAIAAWPGAWQGKNLRDILTHLGYDVDIPWRQLPRKQRDWILFTEEQPVVEVTPQRDRVAKPYKGRFWSARSYVMHTLLDSKSPAMREKVLRFMETGPCPRCSGTGLRPEALAVTFAGHTIAGLNAVPMTELADIIRPTTTLATAGTASRKQSSESNEVAVAITRDLLQRINVLLELGLGYLALGRATPTLSPGEMQRLRIATQLRSGLFGVIYVLDEPSAGLHPADAEPLLSVLDQLKSSGNSVFVVEHNMDVVRRADWLVDVGPRAGEDGGEVLYSGPVEGLDEVPHSVTRPFLFPGGTTGAADGDGTGAGAGKDAVRTASGWLELRGVSRHNLRNLDAAFPLGVLTAVTGVSGSGKSTLVSRVLADVAGAALHGIGATGTGTGAAPDEQDEDAEDQGGPVTVGQVSGLDRIDRLVKVDQKPIGRTPRSNLATYTGLFDAVRKELAATDAARSRGFGPGRFSFNVAGGRCETCQGEGFVAVELLFLPGSYGPCPECGGTRYNPETLEVTYRGRNIAEVLGMTVNAAADFLAGVPAAARSLQTLQEVGLGYLRLGQPATELSGGEAQRIKLATELQRARRGHTLYLLDEPTTGLHPADVQLLMAQLNRLVDAGNTVIVVEHAMDVVADADWVMDLGPAGGDAGGTIVAAGDPAAVARSRSSRTAPYLAAALQAASVGRGH, from the coding sequence CTGACCGAACTGAACATCTCCGACCCCGCGGCGGACCACGCTCAAGACGGCTTCGTCCGCGTGCGCGGCGCCCGCGAAAACAACCTGCGGAACGTCAGCGTGGATGTGCCGCGGGATGCGATCGTGGCGTTCACCGGGGTTTCCGGTTCCGGCAAGTCGTCCCTGGCCTTCGGCACTATCTACGCGGAGGCGCAGCGGCGGTTCTTCGAATCAGTGGCGCCCTACGCCCGCCGCCTCATCCAGCAGGGCCACAACCCCAAAGTGGACCTGATCACCGGGCTGCCACCCGCCGTCGCACTCCAACAGCGCCGGGGAACGGCGACCTCCAGGTCCACCGTGGGGACCGTCACCACGCTGTCCAATTCGCTGCGCATGCTGTTCTCCCGTGCCGGCAGCTACCCGGAGGGCGCAGCGCCGCTGGACTCGGACGCCTTCTCCCCCAACACCGCGGCAGGCGCCTGCCCGGAGTGCCACGGCCTGGGCACCGCCCACACCGTCAGCGAGGCATCCCTGGTTCCGGACACGTCCCTGAGCATCCGCGACGGGGCGATTGCCGCCTGGCCCGGGGCCTGGCAGGGCAAGAACCTGCGCGACATCCTGACCCACCTGGGCTACGACGTGGACATCCCGTGGCGGCAGTTGCCCCGGAAACAGCGGGACTGGATCCTGTTCACCGAAGAACAGCCGGTAGTGGAAGTAACGCCCCAGCGGGACCGCGTGGCCAAGCCGTACAAGGGCCGGTTCTGGAGCGCCAGGAGCTACGTCATGCACACGCTCCTCGACTCCAAAAGCCCCGCCATGCGGGAAAAGGTGCTGCGCTTCATGGAAACCGGGCCCTGCCCGCGGTGCAGCGGAACCGGGCTCAGGCCCGAGGCCCTTGCGGTAACCTTCGCCGGGCACACCATCGCCGGGCTCAATGCGGTGCCCATGACCGAACTTGCGGACATCATCCGCCCCACCACCACGCTGGCCACGGCAGGCACGGCATCCCGCAAGCAGTCATCCGAGTCCAATGAAGTTGCTGTGGCCATCACCCGCGACCTGCTCCAGCGCATCAACGTGCTGCTGGAACTGGGCCTGGGATACCTGGCATTGGGGCGCGCCACGCCTACGCTCTCGCCAGGGGAAATGCAGCGGCTCAGGATCGCCACCCAGCTCCGCTCAGGGCTGTTCGGCGTGATCTACGTGCTGGATGAACCGTCGGCGGGCCTGCACCCTGCAGACGCCGAACCCCTCCTGTCCGTCCTGGACCAGCTCAAGTCGTCAGGAAACTCCGTGTTCGTGGTGGAACACAACATGGATGTGGTCCGCCGGGCTGACTGGCTTGTGGATGTGGGGCCCCGGGCCGGCGAGGACGGCGGAGAGGTGCTGTACAGCGGGCCCGTGGAGGGCCTCGATGAGGTGCCGCACTCCGTAACACGGCCGTTCCTGTTCCCCGGCGGAACAACGGGCGCCGCGGACGGCGACGGAACCGGTGCGGGCGCCGGCAAAGATGCCGTGCGGACAGCCTCCGGCTGGCTGGAACTGCGGGGCGTCAGCCGCCACAACCTGCGGAACCTGGACGCAGCCTTTCCGCTCGGCGTCCTGACCGCGGTCACTGGCGTCTCGGGTTCCGGAAAATCCACGCTGGTCAGCCGGGTCCTCGCCGATGTTGCCGGCGCCGCACTTCATGGCATCGGCGCAACCGGGACAGGGACAGGGGCAGCGCCCGACGAGCAGGACGAGGACGCCGAAGACCAGGGCGGACCGGTTACCGTGGGGCAGGTCTCCGGGCTGGACCGGATCGACCGACTGGTGAAAGTGGACCAGAAACCGATCGGGCGCACGCCGCGGTCCAATTTGGCCACCTACACGGGGCTGTTCGATGCTGTCCGCAAGGAACTCGCCGCCACCGATGCTGCCAGAAGCCGGGGGTTCGGTCCCGGACGCTTTTCCTTCAACGTGGCCGGTGGACGGTGTGAGACCTGCCAGGGCGAGGGATTCGTGGCCGTGGAACTGCTGTTCCTGCCCGGGAGTTACGGCCCGTGCCCGGAGTGCGGCGGTACCCGATACAACCCCGAGACCCTGGAGGTCACCTACCGGGGCAGGAATATCGCGGAAGTACTGGGCATGACGGTCAATGCCGCGGCCGATTTCCTTGCCGGGGTTCCCGCGGCCGCACGGTCCCTGCAGACCCTGCAGGAAGTGGGCCTGGGCTACCTGCGGCTGGGCCAGCCCGCCACTGAACTTTCCGGCGGCGAGGCGCAGCGGATCAAGCTGGCCACCGAACTGCAGCGGGCCCGGCGCGGGCACACCCTTTACCTCCTGGATGAGCCCACGACGGGGCTGCACCCTGCCGACGTCCAGCTCCTGATGGCGCAGTTGAACCGCCTGGTGGACGCCGGGAACACGGTAATCGTGGTGGAACACGCCATGGACGTGGTGGCCGACGCCGACTGGGTCATGGACCTGGGACCCGCTGGTGGCGATGCCGGCGGCACGATCGTCGCCGCCGGTGACCCGGCCGCCGTCGCCCGTTCCCGCAGCAGCCGCACAGCCCCCTACCTCGCGGCAGCGCTGCAGGCGGCTTCCGTCGGCAGGGGCCATTAG
- a CDS encoding SDR family oxidoreductase, whose amino-acid sequence MWVNNAGTSGVFGPTASTPIDDFTRVVHTNILGTFHGSRVALPVFLGQGHGDLVNLYGQGDRGPVAMQNAYASSKRWVRQFTETLRLETKGTGVRVHGMNPGLVETDLLGRVTSQAGYQERLTGLQVVVGLWGQTPRAAARPIVDLVTADAAEFRFLTGRRMVTHGLRNVLAGRLRRRNRMPMDITVQEAADPH is encoded by the coding sequence ATCTGGGTCAACAACGCGGGCACCTCGGGGGTTTTCGGGCCCACGGCGTCCACGCCCATCGATGACTTCACGCGCGTGGTGCACACCAACATCCTTGGCACGTTCCATGGCTCCCGGGTGGCCTTGCCCGTGTTCCTGGGACAGGGCCACGGCGACCTGGTCAACCTCTACGGCCAGGGTGACCGCGGTCCGGTGGCCATGCAGAACGCCTACGCGTCCAGCAAGCGGTGGGTCCGCCAGTTCACGGAGACCCTGCGCCTGGAAACCAAAGGAACCGGCGTCCGGGTGCACGGCATGAACCCGGGACTGGTGGAGACCGACCTCCTCGGGCGCGTGACGTCGCAGGCAGGCTACCAGGAACGCCTCACGGGCCTGCAGGTGGTGGTCGGGCTGTGGGGACAGACCCCACGCGCAGCGGCACGCCCCATTGTGGACCTGGTAACGGCAGATGCCGCCGAATTCCGCTTCCTGACCGGTCGGCGGATGGTCACGCACGGCCTCCGCAACGTGCTGGCCGGCCGCCTGCGCCGGAGAAACAGGATGCCAATGGACATCACGGTCCAGGAGGCGGCGGACCCGCACTAG
- a CDS encoding enoyl-CoA hydratase/isomerase family protein produces the protein MATVSFGGGERLNALGLNDWQELRHAIHGLAADPSLRAVVVRGRGGVFCSGFDVREWDGAADEEVNRTFDVIEAALQALEDLPVPTLAVVEGVAAGAGCQLALACDLQLLTPSARIGMPVARLGLLVPATFATRLALRVGPSRSKDLLYAGRMLTARQAWDMGLVTTLAPDDNADAALAAVLDPWKEVSAASLRASKAAVDEGLRQLTEAGRWATRGPAVDPHEFRVRVTGFLHRHRGTPGRHSTGADPEHGPRPD, from the coding sequence GTGGCGACGGTTTCCTTCGGCGGTGGGGAACGGCTCAATGCTCTCGGACTGAACGATTGGCAGGAGCTGCGGCACGCCATCCACGGTCTGGCAGCAGACCCGTCCCTGCGCGCCGTCGTTGTGCGGGGCAGGGGAGGCGTGTTCTGCTCCGGCTTCGACGTACGCGAATGGGACGGGGCGGCGGACGAGGAGGTCAACCGTACGTTCGACGTCATCGAAGCTGCGCTGCAGGCGCTCGAGGACCTGCCCGTTCCCACCCTGGCTGTCGTTGAGGGGGTGGCCGCCGGTGCCGGCTGCCAGCTGGCGCTGGCCTGCGACCTGCAGCTACTCACCCCCTCAGCCCGCATTGGGATGCCCGTGGCACGCCTTGGACTGCTGGTTCCGGCCACCTTCGCCACCCGCCTGGCATTGCGGGTTGGCCCGTCCCGCAGCAAGGACCTGCTTTATGCCGGCCGTATGCTGACTGCCCGCCAGGCCTGGGACATGGGGCTGGTCACAACCCTGGCCCCTGACGACAACGCTGATGCTGCGCTCGCTGCAGTCCTCGACCCCTGGAAGGAAGTCTCAGCGGCATCGCTGAGGGCATCGAAGGCGGCGGTAGACGAGGGCCTGCGCCAGCTGACGGAAGCCGGCCGATGGGCGACACGGGGACCGGCGGTGGATCCCCACGAGTTCCGGGTCCGGGTTACGGGCTTTCTCCACCGCCACCGGGGCACGCCTGGCCGGCATTCGACGGGGGCGGACCCGGAACACGGACCGCGTCCGGACTAG
- a CDS encoding flavin reductase family protein has protein sequence MRTDFDPGQLGPRDFYKFLTSVVVPRPIAWVSSTSPDGVDNLAPHSFFTVASVDPPIIQFTSVGEKDSLRNIEATGEFVVNLAPAGLIQEINATGTNFSADVSEFDAAGLTREPSAAVRPPRVKESPAVMECSLHQTLRVGDCVLVLGLVVHAAVSSDVLNGNHPEVARLDPLARLGGDEWGSLGPVHRLPRIRASQWPGSFTPRVTRGETLDTPGGD, from the coding sequence ATGCGCACAGACTTCGATCCTGGCCAGCTGGGTCCGCGGGACTTTTACAAGTTCCTCACATCGGTGGTGGTTCCGCGGCCCATCGCCTGGGTTTCGAGCACATCCCCGGACGGGGTGGACAACCTTGCGCCCCATTCGTTCTTCACGGTCGCCTCGGTGGACCCGCCGATCATCCAGTTCACCTCGGTGGGCGAAAAGGATTCGCTGCGGAACATCGAGGCGACCGGGGAGTTCGTCGTGAACCTCGCCCCGGCAGGGCTGATCCAGGAAATCAACGCCACCGGCACCAATTTCAGCGCAGATGTGAGCGAATTCGATGCCGCCGGCCTGACCCGTGAACCCAGTGCGGCAGTCCGGCCGCCCAGGGTCAAGGAGTCTCCGGCGGTCATGGAATGTTCGCTTCACCAGACCCTGCGGGTGGGCGACTGCGTCCTGGTGTTAGGCCTGGTGGTCCACGCGGCCGTCTCTTCCGACGTGCTCAACGGCAACCATCCGGAGGTGGCCCGGCTTGATCCATTGGCAAGGCTTGGCGGGGACGAATGGGGCAGCCTTGGCCCCGTCCACCGCCTCCCGCGGATCCGCGCATCGCAGTGGCCTGGTTCCTTCACGCCACGGGTTACCCGCGGAGAGACGCTTGATACTCCTGGCGGGGACTGA